A stretch of Imperialibacter roseus DNA encodes these proteins:
- a CDS encoding glycosyltransferase family protein, whose protein sequence is MIIVDNSCDRAEKEQLMKAIPAEMVFFTPKNLGYAGGNNFGMNILLKNDAITAIALLNPDVRIVGNTFEKLNCHLQKDDSVAAVGPRLCLRDNVDVIYSDGGFLDTKSFFAPRHLNFGISKHSITDTALSEVDYVNGSFIIMNASVLRSLGNFIDKFFLYFEETEWCYRAKKMGWKVLVDTSCTVYQSMSNHGMLYEYYITRNRILFNWMYNRKYLPQLVTKEIKDALYILVKGKDQGFLFRIKYFYTKTKAVCMGAFRL, encoded by the coding sequence GTGATCATTGTAGACAACTCCTGTGATCGTGCTGAGAAAGAGCAGTTGATGAAAGCCATCCCAGCTGAAATGGTTTTTTTTACTCCAAAAAACTTGGGCTACGCAGGAGGCAATAACTTTGGGATGAATATTTTGCTAAAGAATGACGCCATTACGGCTATCGCTTTGCTAAATCCCGACGTAAGAATTGTCGGGAACACTTTTGAAAAACTCAACTGTCACCTTCAGAAGGATGATAGTGTTGCTGCTGTTGGCCCGAGACTGTGCTTAAGGGACAATGTTGACGTCATATACTCAGATGGTGGTTTTTTAGACACAAAGTCGTTCTTCGCACCACGACATTTAAATTTTGGAATCAGCAAACATTCCATAACCGACACGGCTCTTAGCGAGGTAGACTACGTCAATGGGTCGTTTATAATAATGAACGCCAGCGTGCTGAGATCCCTGGGCAATTTCATCGACAAATTCTTTTTGTATTTTGAAGAGACTGAGTGGTGCTACAGAGCAAAAAAGATGGGCTGGAAAGTATTGGTTGACACGTCATGCACAGTATATCAGTCAATGAGTAACCACGGAATGCTGTATGAATATTATATAACAAGAAATAGAATCCTTTTCAACTGGATGTACAACCGCAAGTACCTTCCCCAACTAGTCACCAAAGAAATAAAAGACGCCCTATATATTTTGGTTAAAGGCAAGGATCAAGGGTTTCTTTTCAGGATCAAATATTTCTATACAAAAACCAAAGCCGTCTGTATGGGGGCTTTTAGGTTATAA
- a CDS encoding glycosyltransferase family 2 protein, with translation MHETQQQPLVSVIVICYNQEDYVIQTLEGVKNQSYTNIECLIVDDGSQDNTKMAVQRFCDHDRRFRYIHKENGGPSSARNVGLRSSQGIYILPLDGDDYVSDRYIELAVDRFAKFPNTDMVYCKAEFFGERQGEWELKDYTYRSLLLENSIFCSSIFKTTRAKEISGYDESLKHGYEDWDFNIRYLTSSSNVYVIPETCFFYRISKSSRDIDLKASVSRLNATRKQVLKKNFDIYWSEFDDLIEVIKHWEEAKNRVRLLDSFIHKSFVTRFLYRVVRRLF, from the coding sequence ATGCATGAGACTCAGCAGCAGCCTCTTGTTTCGGTAATTGTAATCTGCTACAATCAGGAGGATTATGTTATCCAGACACTTGAAGGCGTCAAAAACCAGTCTTATACCAATATTGAGTGTCTCATAGTGGATGATGGTAGTCAAGACAATACTAAGATGGCTGTCCAACGTTTTTGCGATCACGATCGTCGATTTCGTTATATACACAAAGAGAACGGCGGGCCATCCAGCGCAAGAAATGTGGGTCTGCGATCAAGTCAGGGGATCTATATCCTACCTTTAGACGGCGACGACTATGTGAGCGACCGTTACATTGAATTGGCGGTAGATCGTTTTGCTAAGTTTCCAAACACCGACATGGTTTATTGTAAGGCTGAATTTTTTGGTGAGAGACAAGGCGAATGGGAGCTGAAAGATTATACCTATAGGTCTCTGTTACTCGAGAATTCCATTTTCTGCTCAAGCATATTCAAAACGACCAGAGCAAAGGAAATTTCAGGATATGATGAATCTTTGAAACATGGATATGAAGACTGGGACTTCAATATCAGATATTTGACTTCTTCGTCAAATGTCTACGTCATTCCTGAGACGTGTTTTTTTTATCGAATCAGCAAAAGCTCAAGAGATATTGATTTAAAGGCCAGTGTATCACGGCTAAATGCGACCAGAAAGCAAGTCTTAAAGAAAAACTTCGACATATACTGGAGTGAGTTCGACGACCTCATTGAGGTGATAAAGCATTGGGAGGAAGCGAAAAACAGGGTTCGTTTGCTCGATAGCTTTATTCATAAATCATTTGTCACCCGTTTTTTGTACAGAGTAGTTCGAAGACTTTTTTGA